A single window of Mycolicibacterium madagascariense DNA harbors:
- a CDS encoding DUF732 domain-containing protein codes for MSLFGTFVGLNFTDPDTIAGFTPMGRAVCDELRGGKSAFVMQDQLIDYFSSRPAPRLSTNEVATAVMTAANSAYCPEVRIPYSDLQK; via the coding sequence ATGAGTTTATTCGGAACGTTCGTCGGGTTAAACTTCACCGACCCTGACACAATTGCTGGTTTTACCCCTATGGGCCGTGCAGTTTGCGACGAGCTAAGAGGCGGCAAGTCTGCATTCGTCATGCAGGATCAATTAATTGATTATTTTAGTAGTCGGCCTGCGCCCAGGCTATCGACGAATGAGGTAGCGACAGCCGTCATGACCGCCGCCAACTCCGCCTACTGCCCGGAGGTTCGAATTCCCTACAGCGATT
- a CDS encoding IS256 family transposase, with the protein MTDAHNIDLPAVLAERLTTAHPDVLRELLTTFIHTLMGAEADALCGAGYGERSTDRTNSRNGYRHRQFDTRTGTMDLAIPKLRHGSYFPDWLLERRKRAERALTTVVATCYLLGVSTRRMDKLVEALGITSLSKSQVSVMAKELDVAVEAFRSRPLDAGPYTFVAADALVLKVREGGRVVNVHALIAVGVNAEGYREILGIDVSTAEDGAGWLAFWRSLTARGLSGVKLVTSDAHAGLVAAIGATLPGAAWQRCRTHYTTNLMAVTPKSSWPWVRTLLHSVFDQPDTESVASQYDRVIDALVDKLPKVADHLEAARPDLLAFTAFPKQIWRQIWSNNPQERLNKEIRRRTDVVGIFPDRGALIRLVGAVLAEQHDEWAESRRYLGLDVLSKSHAINDTPTEQEDVPAALTA; encoded by the coding sequence ATGACCGATGCCCACAATATCGACCTGCCCGCCGTGCTGGCCGAACGACTCACCACTGCCCACCCCGACGTACTCCGCGAGCTGCTCACCACGTTCATCCACACCCTGATGGGTGCCGAAGCCGACGCACTGTGCGGCGCCGGATACGGCGAACGCAGTACCGACCGGACGAACTCCAGAAACGGATACCGACACCGCCAATTCGACACCCGCACAGGCACAATGGACCTCGCGATCCCCAAGCTGCGGCACGGCTCCTACTTCCCGGACTGGCTGCTGGAACGGCGCAAACGCGCCGAGCGGGCCCTGACGACGGTGGTCGCGACCTGTTACCTGCTGGGGGTGTCCACCCGGCGGATGGACAAGCTCGTCGAGGCCTTGGGCATCACCAGCCTGTCGAAGTCGCAGGTGTCGGTGATGGCCAAGGAGCTCGACGTCGCGGTCGAGGCTTTCCGCAGTCGGCCGTTGGACGCCGGCCCGTACACCTTCGTCGCCGCCGACGCCCTGGTCTTGAAGGTCCGCGAGGGCGGCCGGGTGGTCAACGTGCACGCGTTGATCGCCGTCGGAGTCAATGCCGAGGGGTACCGGGAGATCCTGGGCATCGACGTGTCCACCGCCGAGGACGGCGCGGGCTGGTTGGCGTTCTGGCGATCGTTGACCGCCCGCGGCCTGTCCGGGGTCAAGCTGGTGACCTCCGATGCCCATGCCGGGCTGGTGGCCGCGATCGGGGCCACCCTGCCCGGGGCGGCCTGGCAGCGGTGCCGTACGCACTACACGACCAACCTGATGGCGGTCACTCCGAAGTCGTCGTGGCCGTGGGTGCGCACCCTGCTGCATTCGGTGTTCGATCAGCCCGACACCGAATCGGTTGCCAGTCAATATGATCGGGTCATCGACGCGTTGGTCGACAAGCTTCCGAAGGTGGCCGACCACCTGGAGGCCGCCCGCCCGGACCTGTTGGCGTTCACCGCGTTCCCCAAGCAGATCTGGCGCCAGATCTGGTCGAACAACCCCCAGGAACGACTCAACAAGGAGATCCGCCGGCGCACCGACGTCGTCGGCATCTTCCCCGACCGGGGCGCCTTGATCCGCCTGGTCGGCGCAGTGCTGGCCGAACAACACGACGAATGGGCCGAATCGCGGCGCTACCTCGGCCTCGACGTCCTGAGCAAATCACACGCCATCAACGACACCCCGACCGAACAGGAGGACGTGCCCGCGGCCCTGACCGCCTGA